The Archocentrus centrarchus isolate MPI-CPG fArcCen1 chromosome 7, fArcCen1, whole genome shotgun sequence genome window below encodes:
- the ognb gene encoding osteoglycin, paralog b codes for MIQLRILIFTSVMIPWIMSSVANNEYMEARKPAKATESMSDYGVLRDTDSAVTPKAEALPTCLLCVCLSGSVYCEDVSPDMSAVPTLPKETAYLYARFNKITKIRNQDFADTATLRRIDLSGNLIAEIEDGAFSKLPNLEELTLAENRLTKLPMLPPKLVAFNANFNKLKTQGVKANAFKKLTRLAYLYLGNNELTAVPHLPESLHVVHLHNNKISTITDETFCKGNTSHYIRASMYEVRLDGNPLKLSQHPNSFICLQSLPVGWYK; via the exons ATGATACAATTAAGGATTTTAATTTTCACGTCTGTAATGATCCCATGGATAATGTCTTCTGTAGCAAACAATGAATACATGGAAGCAAGAAAACCGGCA AAAGCTACAGAAAGCATGTCTGACTATGGCGTCCTTCGAGACACAGATAGTGCAGTAACTCCAAAAGCAGAAG CTTTGCCGACGTGTctactgtgtgtttgtctgagtGGATCAGTTTACTGCGAGGACGTATCCCCTGACATGTCAGCCGTCCCAACGCTGCCAAAGGAAACAGCGTATCTCTATGCACGTTTCaacaaaatcaccaaaataCGCAACCAAGACTTTGCAGACACAG ctacATTAAGAAGAATTGACTTATCTGGGAATCTCATTGCTGAGATAGAAGACGGAGCTTTCTCAAAACTTCCCAATCTTGAGGAGCTCACACTTGCAGAAAACAGACTGACCAAACTTCCCATGCTGCCACCTAAGCTAGTAGcttttaatgccaatttcaacAAGCTTAAAACCCAGGGTGTAAAGGCAAATGCTTTTAAA AAACTCACAAGACTGGCGTACCTTTACCTCGGAAACAATGAATTGACAGCCGTGCCCCATCTTCCGGAGTCTCTTCATGTTGTTCATTTGCAT AACAACAAGATCTCAACAATAACAGATGAGACATTCTGCAAAGGAAACACCAGCCACTATATCAGGGCCAGTATGTATGAGGTGAGACTGGATGGGAACCCCCTGAAGCTGTCACAGCACCCTAACAGCTTCATCTGTCTGCAGTCTCTCCCTGTTGGCTGGTACAAGTGA
- the uqcc5 gene encoding ubiquinol-cytochrome c reductase complex assembly factor 5: MFHRSKTIKDLLNIVPGKRRLGAYRFLPIFFCIGGIMEWIMINVRIGRETFYDVYRRKQSEREYQRKIEDGLIVLNEPAAK; this comes from the exons ATGTTTCACAGGagtaaaaccataaaagatttGTTGAACATTGTCCCGGGGAAACGTCGCCTCGGAGCGTACAGGTTCCTTCCTATCTTCTTCTGCATCGGAGGAATCATGGAGTGGATCATGATCAACGTGAGGATAGGACGAGAGACTTTCT ATGATGTCTACAGAAGGAAACAATCAGAACGAGAGTACCAGCGGAAGATAGAAGATGGATTGATAGTTCTCAATGAGCCTGCAGCCAAGTGA
- the kctd6b gene encoding BTB/POZ domain-containing protein KCTD6: MDNGDWGHRMTTPVTLNVGGHLYTTSLSTLQRYPDSMLGAMFRGDFPTTRDSQGNYFIDRDGTLFRYILNFLRTSELTLPVDFTETDLLRKEADFYQIEPLIQCLNDPKPLYPPDIFEQVVELSSTRKLSKYSNPVAVIITQLTITTKVHALLEGISNNFTKWNKHMMDTRDCQVSFTFGPCDYHQEVSLRVHLMDYIMKQGFTIRNTRVHHMSERANENTVEHHWTFCRPAHKVED, from the exons ATGGATAATGGAGACTGGGGCCATAGG ATGACTACTCCTGTTACCTTGAACGTGGGAGGCCACCTGTACACCACCAGTTTATCCACCCTGCAGCGCTATCCAGACTCCATGCTGGGAGCCATGTTCCGTGGAGATTTCCCAACAACTCGCGATTCCCAAGGGAATTATTTCATCGATCGGGATGGAACTCTTTTCCGGTACATTCTGAACTTCCTGCGGACATCTGAGCTTACCCTTCCTGTGGACTTCACAGAGACAGACCTCCTGAGGAAAGAGGCAGACTTCTACCAGATCGAACCTTTGATCCAGTGCCTTAACGATCCAAAGCCGCTGTATCCTCCCGACATCTTTGAGCAGGTCGTGGAGCTCTCCAGCACTCGGAAACTGTCGAAGTACTCAAACCCAGTTGCTGTTATTATCACACAGCTAACCATAACTACTAAGGTTCACGCCCTACTAGAAGGTATTTCGAACAACTTCACCAAGTGGAACAAACACATGATGGACACCAGAGACTGCCAGGTGTCATTCACCTTTGGACCATGTGACTATCACCAAGAGGTGTCCCTAAGGGTTCACCTCATGGACTACATAATGAAACAAGGCTTCACCATTCGGAACACACGTGTGCATCACATGAGTGAGCGGGCCAATGAGAACACAGTGGAGCATCACTGGACTTTCTGCAGGCCTGCTCACAAAGTTGAAGACTGA